Genomic window (Paenibacillus sp. 37):
TCAGCTTTGTTACGATGTCATCCATATGATCTCACCTGCTGCCTCATTAAATTCAGTGGGTCATGCCTCATGGGCGATTGTCCGGTTCGTCTGTCTTTTTGCGTTTGTTCATCTGTTTGGCTTCCCAGAACAGACCTGTCAGTACATCCTTGATTCGTTTCTTGTCCTCTTCATCGAGTGGAATGCCGTCAAACATCAGATCATCATCGTCCTCCAACATCTTTTTGAAATCACGACGGTCTTTGTATGTAGCCCATTCCGGTACGTCCTGAAGTTCAGCAGTACTTCCTGGTTCAATATAACCAGCCTGCTTCATCATCTCTGTATAAGGCACTGAGAGTGCATCTGAAATCTTGCGGATGGTCGCTGGTTTCGGCACACCCCGGACCCCATTTTCAATACGTGAAATCTGTGAGTTGCTTATTCCGGCTGCTTCGGCGAGCTGATTGATGCTGTATCCCTGTTGCTCGCGCAGTTGTTTCATATAAGGACCAAAAGCGTGCTCCACCATGTATGCCAACTCCTTTGATTCGTACAAGTGCTTGAAATTAATATTAAGAAGGAAAGTTGAATGCGACAACCCTAAACCTTTGCGGGTGCGCCGTTCCGGATTCGGATCGTTCTTTTGATCGCTGTTATCCCCGGCTTTCCTGTTTCCCTTTCCTAAAGGGTGAAATCCGTTGATAAAGGCGAACGCTTTGCTTCTTCAGAATCGATTCCGTCTCCTTCACTACGTATGCGCGTGATATGTACCTTAGCGGCATCAAGGAGTTCAGGGGGAGCTTCTTAATATCAAAAATCAAATGACTTATACGGAAGTTCATTAATTAAACAGTACTATAACGTATATATACCATTAGGTAAAGGGATATGAAACAATTATGCCAAAAGGCATAGGAAATGAGAGCGAAGGTTTTATTTTATCGTCAAAATGAACCAAAATGAAGGTTTACTCCGATCTCCAGAAAGTGGTATCCTCAAATAGAAATACGAACAATATACGAACAAAATGTAACATTGACACAGGTTGGAGTTTAAGAAATCACCCTTTGAAGAAGGGAATTCCCCGGACTATACCGATTTGGAGTGATTCCAAAAGGCAACAGCGGGAAATTGGAGACATGTCGTTATTTATTTTGGAAACTGGACAACTCTATGAATAAGAGCGTTTTGCCATCGTGCAAAGTACGATGGCAAAACAACATGACGTGAACGATAGAGTGAGAGATATGAATGGAGTAAAGAACACTAAAGGAGGAAGATAAATATGGAATTGATG
Coding sequences:
- a CDS encoding helix-turn-helix domain-containing protein, which gives rise to MVEHAFGPYMKQLREQQGYSINQLAEAAGISNSQISRIENGVRGVPKPATIRKISDALSVPYTEMMKQAGYIEPGSTAELQDVPEWATYKDRRDFKKMLEDDDDLMFDGIPLDEEDKKRIKDVLTGLFWEAKQMNKRKKTDEPDNRP